A stretch of Paracoccus sp. N5 DNA encodes these proteins:
- a CDS encoding endonuclease/exonuclease/phosphatase family protein translates to MAKSPDHLRLASYNLHKCRGMTGPHAPERNLAVIAELGADVIALQEVDFRFGARPEALPRALIERTTGMVPAPFLGTGENSLGWHGQTILLRPELRDKAEIRRLPLPGIEPRGALVLRLPGLTVVAMHLGLMRSSRRAQLSRIIAQARRIGHDRMVLTGDFNEWHDSRGLEALEPLRIVTPGPSWPAPFPRLRYDRFAMSRSIELRDCGVLDSDMARQASDHLPVWADLVVDAHEDVPRGYHPARITSRIPGEDDAATE, encoded by the coding sequence ATGGCGAAAAGTCCCGACCATCTGCGACTGGCCAGCTACAACCTGCACAAATGCCGCGGCATGACCGGCCCGCATGCGCCCGAACGCAACCTCGCGGTGATCGCCGAACTCGGCGCCGATGTCATCGCCCTGCAAGAGGTCGATTTCCGCTTTGGCGCCCGGCCCGAGGCGCTGCCGCGGGCGCTGATCGAGCGGACCACCGGCATGGTGCCCGCGCCCTTTCTCGGCACCGGCGAGAATTCGCTGGGCTGGCACGGCCAGACCATCCTTCTGCGCCCCGAGCTGCGCGACAAGGCCGAGATCCGCCGCCTGCCCCTGCCCGGGATCGAGCCGCGCGGCGCCCTGGTGCTGCGCCTGCCCGGGCTGACGGTGGTGGCGATGCACCTGGGCCTGATGCGCTCGTCCCGGCGGGCGCAGCTTTCGCGCATCATCGCCCAGGCCCGGCGCATCGGCCACGACCGCATGGTGCTGACCGGCGATTTCAACGAATGGCACGATTCGCGCGGGCTCGAGGCGCTGGAGCCCTTGCGCATCGTCACCCCCGGCCCCAGTTGGCCCGCGCCCTTTCCGCGGCTGCGCTACGACCGCTTCGCCATGTCGCGCAGCATCGAGCTGCGGGATTGCGGCGTGCTTGACAGCGACATGGCCCGGCAGGCCTCGGACCATCTGCCGGTCTGGGCCGACCTGGTGGTCGATGCGCATGAGGACGTGCCGCGCGGCTATCACCCGGCCCGCATCACCTCGCGCATCCCTGGCGAGGATGATGCCGCGACGGAATAA
- a CDS encoding pore-forming ESAT-6 family protein: MIARSATFRVALLSALTVAGLSAGALAQEAATPAPAATAEAPAAAAPAPAAQDSGAAYESARNQLGVLGYCQDKGYIDAKAVETQTKLLAMIPAGDTAKGDAAEAKGKEGTVSAMGVERTLADAAKEKNTTEDALCKQMDALLQQLASQVPA, translated from the coding sequence ATGATCGCACGTTCCGCAACATTCCGCGTGGCCCTGTTGTCGGCCCTGACCGTGGCCGGCCTGTCCGCCGGCGCCCTGGCGCAAGAGGCGGCGACCCCGGCCCCCGCTGCCACGGCCGAAGCCCCGGCCGCCGCCGCGCCGGCCCCTGCCGCGCAGGACAGCGGCGCCGCCTATGAAAGCGCCCGCAACCAGCTGGGCGTGCTGGGTTATTGCCAGGACAAGGGCTATATCGACGCCAAGGCGGTCGAGACCCAGACCAAGCTTCTGGCGATGATCCCGGCCGGCGATACCGCCAAGGGCGATGCGGCCGAGGCCAAGGGCAAGGAAGGCACCGTCTCGGCCATGGGGGTCGAGCGCACCCTGGCCGATGCCGCCAAGGAAAAGAACACCACCGAGGACGCGCTCTGCAAGCAGATGGACGCGCTCTTGCAACAGCTCGCCTCGCAAGTGCCGGCCTGA
- a CDS encoding ABC transporter ATP-binding protein, whose translation MIECRQVQKYYGDYHALRGIDLTIRAGEFFSLLGPSGCGKTTLLRTIAGFEDISSGVVLIDSQDMEGVPANRRPTNMVFQSYAIFPHLTVAENVGFGLRRDPRSKAEKAAAVEEALAMVGLKGYGARASHALSGGQRQRVALARALILKPKVLLLDEPLSALDRKMREQMQVELIKLQRQVGITFVLVTHDQEEALVMSDRIAVMFEGQIAQLDGPEALYARPTSRRVANFIGVMNFLPTRVLGETLSGVEVEVPGLGRVEIPAANVSHADPGDDGPSVGFRPEAVSLVSAGAPGQARVAEGVIDEVVYYGDMTYYDVRLDGSAGFDGQARPIRIAMRNVFGREVQDVGTRANVSWSPGSLVLFR comes from the coding sequence ATGATCGAATGCCGGCAGGTGCAGAAATACTATGGCGACTATCACGCGCTGCGCGGCATCGACCTGACCATCCGCGCGGGCGAGTTCTTTTCGCTGCTCGGCCCATCGGGCTGCGGCAAGACCACGCTTCTGCGCACCATCGCCGGCTTCGAGGATATTTCCTCGGGCGTGGTGCTGATCGACAGCCAGGACATGGAGGGGGTGCCGGCGAACCGCCGTCCCACGAACATGGTGTTCCAGTCCTATGCCATCTTCCCGCATCTGACCGTGGCCGAGAACGTGGGTTTCGGCCTGCGCCGCGACCCGCGTTCCAAGGCCGAAAAGGCCGCCGCGGTCGAGGAGGCTTTGGCCATGGTCGGGCTGAAAGGCTATGGCGCACGCGCCAGCCATGCGCTGTCCGGCGGGCAGCGGCAGCGGGTGGCGCTGGCGCGCGCGCTGATCCTGAAGCCCAAGGTGCTGCTGCTGGACGAGCCGCTTTCGGCCCTGGATCGCAAGATGCGCGAGCAGATGCAGGTCGAGCTCATCAAGCTGCAGCGCCAGGTCGGCATCACCTTCGTGCTGGTCACCCACGACCAGGAAGAGGCGCTGGTCATGTCCGACCGCATCGCGGTGATGTTCGAGGGCCAGATCGCCCAGCTCGACGGACCCGAGGCGCTTTACGCCCGCCCGACCAGCCGCCGGGTGGCGAATTTCATCGGCGTGATGAACTTCCTGCCGACGCGGGTGTTGGGCGAGACGCTTTCGGGGGTCGAGGTCGAGGTGCCCGGCCTCGGCCGGGTCGAGATCCCGGCGGCCAATGTCAGCCATGCCGATCCCGGCGACGATGGCCCCTCGGTCGGGTTCCGGCCCGAGGCGGTGTCGCTGGTTTCGGCCGGCGCGCCGGGCCAGGCCCGGGTTGCCGAGGGCGTGATCGACGAGGTCGTCTATTACGGCGACATGACCTATTACGACGTCCGGCTGGACGGTTCGGCCGGTTTCGACGGCCAGGCCCGGCCGATCCGCATCGCCATGCGCAACGTCTTTGGCCGCGAGGTGCAGGACGTGGGCACGCGCGCGAATGTGAGCTGGTCTCCGGGCTCGCTGGTGCTTTTCCGCTGA
- a CDS encoding MmcQ/YjbR family DNA-binding protein produces the protein MSRELVNEICAAQPGAEWSDPWGGGHDCWKIGGKSFAVTGATNGLVSVKTDSAETARFLIETGVAERAAYLHASWVALPLDSAPDELAHRIRHSYRLVRGALPKKTQATLPPL, from the coding sequence ATGAGCCGCGAACTGGTCAACGAGATCTGTGCCGCCCAGCCCGGGGCCGAGTGGTCGGACCCTTGGGGCGGCGGCCATGATTGCTGGAAGATCGGCGGCAAGAGCTTTGCCGTGACCGGCGCCACGAACGGTCTGGTCTCGGTCAAGACCGACAGCGCCGAGACGGCGCGCTTCCTGATCGAGACCGGCGTCGCCGAACGCGCGGCCTATCTGCATGCAAGCTGGGTCGCCCTGCCGCTGGATTCGGCCCCGGACGAGCTGGCGCATCGCATCCGCCATTCCTATCGGCTGGTGCGCGGCGCGCTGCCGAAAAAGACCCAAGCCACGCTGCCGCCGCTCTAG
- a CDS encoding squalene/phytoene synthase family protein, with protein MSLDACAESLRAHDPERFGICLLAPAEARPKLLTLYALNLELARAPLASNEPLIAEMRLQWWIERLEAIGQGQRPSHELLTPLAEAWGDRAGAFAGLAEPRRRDAAREPHGGPEAVAAYVRETAAPLVLFAAEALDGPKAATPALAARVAAGGFTPPDPRGIFVQERNSVGEVIAAQAEGAGLVAWLAALPALQGLGLGLWEPSAPVLAEIAGMARAKLAEARAGRRAVPRALAPVLFPGAQVKAVLEAAPRGIEALAGAQVSEFRKRLALTRFALTHRWWI; from the coding sequence ATGAGCCTTGACGCCTGCGCCGAAAGCCTGCGCGCCCATGACCCCGAGCGCTTCGGCATCTGCCTGCTGGCCCCGGCCGAGGCGCGGCCGAAGCTGCTGACGCTCTATGCGCTGAACCTGGAGTTGGCGCGGGCGCCGCTGGCCTCGAACGAGCCGCTGATCGCCGAGATGCGGCTGCAATGGTGGATCGAGCGGCTGGAGGCGATCGGGCAAGGCCAGCGCCCGTCGCATGAATTGCTGACGCCGCTGGCCGAGGCCTGGGGCGATCGGGCCGGCGCCTTTGCCGGTTTGGCCGAGCCGCGCCGGCGCGATGCGGCGCGCGAGCCGCATGGCGGGCCTGAAGCGGTCGCGGCCTATGTGCGGGAAACGGCGGCGCCGCTGGTCCTGTTCGCCGCCGAGGCCCTCGATGGGCCGAAGGCGGCGACGCCCGCTCTGGCTGCCCGGGTTGCTGCCGGGGGTTTCACACCCCCGGACCCCCGTGGGATATTTGTCCAAGAAAGAAATTCGGTCGGGGAGGTGATTGCAGCACAAGCCGAGGGGGCGGGGCTGGTTGCCTGGCTTGCGGCTTTGCCGGCCTTGCAGGGGCTGGGGCTGGGGCTTTGGGAGCCCTCGGCGCCGGTGTTGGCCGAGATTGCCGGCATGGCGCGGGCGAAGCTGGCCGAGGCGCGGGCTGGGCGGCGCGCGGTGCCGCGCGCACTGGCGCCGGTGCTGTTTCCGGGCGCACAGGTAAAGGCCGTGCTGGAGGCGGCGCCGCGCGGCATCGAGGCCCTGGCCGGGGCGCAGGTGTCGGAGTTCCGCAAGCGGCTGGCCCTGACGCGCTTCGCCCTGACCCATCGCTGGTGGATATGA
- the cimA gene encoding citramalate synthase, with protein MPRERLYLYDTTLRDGQQTQGVQFSAAEKAEIALMLDSLGVDYIEGGWPGANPTDSDFFAAAPATRATMTAFGMTKRAGRSAQNDDVLAAVLDAGTPAVCIVGKTHPFHVREALGITLEENLENIRASVAHLVAQDREALFDAEHFFDGHAEDADYAIRCLRVALEAGARWLVLCDTNGGTLPDRVGQVTRAVIAAGIPGDRLGIHTHDDTGNAVACTLAAVDAGARQIQGTLNGLGERCGNASLTTLIPTLLLKQPYASAYETGLKGLSEMTRISRRLDEILNRAPARAAPYVGSSAFAHKAGLHASAILKNPATYEHVEPAAVGNERVIPMSNQAGQSNLRARLADAGIEIARDDPALARILDLVKAREDQGYAYDGAQASFELLALAELGRMQHFFDVERYRVTVERRTNALGKRISVSEAVVVVEIGGERMLSVSESMDGEGQDRGPVNALWRALAKDLGPYQAAIDDMNLVDFRVRITGGGTDAATRVIIDSADGHGNRWSTVGVSPNIVDASFEALVDAIRWKLIRDGVGPA; from the coding sequence ATGCCGCGCGAGCGACTTTACCTTTACGACACCACCCTGCGCGACGGGCAGCAGACCCAGGGCGTGCAGTTCTCGGCCGCCGAGAAGGCCGAGATTGCCCTGATGCTGGACAGTCTGGGCGTCGATTACATCGAGGGCGGCTGGCCCGGCGCCAATCCGACCGACAGCGATTTCTTCGCCGCGGCGCCCGCGACCCGCGCCACCATGACCGCCTTCGGCATGACCAAGCGCGCCGGGCGCTCGGCCCAGAACGACGACGTGCTGGCGGCGGTGCTGGATGCGGGGACGCCGGCGGTCTGCATCGTCGGCAAGACCCATCCGTTTCACGTCCGCGAGGCGCTGGGGATCACGCTGGAGGAGAACCTCGAGAACATCCGCGCCTCGGTCGCGCATCTGGTGGCCCAGGACCGCGAGGCGCTGTTCGATGCCGAGCATTTCTTCGACGGCCATGCCGAGGATGCGGATTACGCGATCCGCTGCCTGCGGGTGGCGCTGGAGGCAGGCGCGCGCTGGCTGGTGCTGTGCGACACCAATGGCGGTACGCTGCCCGACCGCGTGGGGCAGGTCACGCGCGCGGTGATCGCGGCGGGCATCCCGGGCGACCGGCTGGGCATCCACACCCATGACGACACCGGCAACGCGGTCGCCTGCACGCTGGCCGCCGTCGATGCCGGAGCGCGGCAGATCCAGGGCACGCTGAACGGCCTTGGCGAGCGCTGCGGCAATGCCAGCTTGACGACGCTGATCCCGACGCTCTTGCTGAAACAGCCCTATGCCTCGGCCTATGAGACCGGGTTGAAGGGGCTTTCCGAGATGACCCGGATCTCGCGCCGGCTCGACGAGATCCTGAACCGCGCGCCGGCGCGTGCCGCGCCCTATGTCGGCAGCTCGGCCTTTGCCCACAAGGCCGGGCTGCATGCCAGCGCCATCCTGAAGAACCCGGCGACCTATGAGCATGTCGAACCCGCGGCCGTTGGCAACGAGCGGGTGATCCCGATGTCGAACCAGGCCGGGCAGTCGAACCTGCGTGCGCGTCTGGCGGATGCCGGGATCGAGATCGCCCGCGACGATCCGGCGCTGGCGCGGATCCTGGACCTGGTCAAGGCGCGCGAGGATCAGGGCTATGCCTATGACGGCGCGCAGGCCAGTTTCGAGCTGCTGGCGCTGGCCGAGCTGGGGCGGATGCAGCATTTCTTCGACGTCGAGCGCTATCGCGTCACCGTCGAGCGCAGGACGAACGCGCTGGGAAAACGCATCTCGGTTTCCGAGGCGGTGGTGGTGGTCGAGATCGGCGGCGAGCGCATGCTCTCGGTCAGCGAAAGCATGGACGGCGAAGGGCAGGATCGCGGCCCGGTCAACGCCTTGTGGCGGGCGCTCGCCAAGGATCTGGGCCCCTATCAGGCCGCCATCGACGACATGAATCTGGTCGATTTCCGCGTCCGCATCACCGGCGGCGGCACCGATGCCGCGACCCGCGTCATCATCGACAGCGCCGACGGCCATGGCAACCGCTGGTCCACGGTCGGCGTCTCGCCCAATATCGTCGATGCCAGTTTCGAGGCGCTGGTCGATGCGATCCGCTGGAAGCTGATCCGCGACGGGGTCGGTCCGGCATGA
- the eno gene encoding phosphopyruvate hydratase: MTAIIDIFAREILDSRGNPTVEVDVTLEDGTMGRAAVPSGASTGAHEAVEKRDGDKARYMGKGVLEAVNAVNGEIAENLIGEDATDQIGIDRLMIELDGTPNKGRLGANAILGVSLATAKAAAEASAQPLYRYVGGTGAHVLPVPMMNIINGGEHADNPIDIQEFMIMPVSAENIREAVRMGSEVFHTLKKELSAAGLATGVGDEGGFAPNLSSTRDALDFILKAIEKAGYAPGDDIMLALDCASTEYFKGGKYEMKGEGKSLSPAENVAYLEALCNDYPILSIEDGCSEDDWDGWKLLTERLGDRVQLVGDDLFVTNPARLAEGIAKGCGNSLLVKVNQIGTLTETLDAVRMADRARYTSVMSHRSGETEDATIADLAVATNCGQIKTGSLARSDRLAKYNQLIRIEEMLGASAVYAGRSILRG; the protein is encoded by the coding sequence ATGACGGCCATCATCGACATCTTTGCGCGCGAGATTCTGGACAGCCGGGGCAACCCGACGGTCGAGGTCGATGTGACGCTGGAGGACGGCACCATGGGCCGCGCCGCGGTGCCCTCGGGCGCCTCGACCGGCGCGCATGAGGCGGTGGAAAAGCGCGACGGCGACAAGGCGCGCTACATGGGCAAGGGCGTGCTGGAGGCCGTCAATGCGGTCAATGGCGAGATCGCCGAGAACCTGATCGGCGAGGACGCGACCGACCAGATCGGCATCGACCGGCTGATGATCGAACTCGACGGCACCCCGAACAAGGGCCGGCTGGGCGCCAATGCCATCCTGGGCGTGTCGCTGGCCACCGCCAAGGCCGCCGCCGAAGCCTCGGCGCAGCCGCTTTACCGCTATGTCGGCGGCACGGGCGCGCATGTGCTGCCGGTGCCGATGATGAACATCATCAACGGCGGCGAACATGCCGACAACCCGATCGACATCCAGGAATTCATGATCATGCCGGTCAGCGCGGAAAACATCCGCGAAGCCGTGCGCATGGGCTCCGAGGTGTTCCACACGCTGAAGAAGGAACTCTCGGCCGCCGGCCTCGCCACCGGCGTCGGCGACGAGGGCGGCTTCGCGCCGAACCTCAGCTCGACCCGCGACGCGCTGGACTTCATCCTGAAGGCCATCGAGAAGGCCGGCTATGCCCCCGGCGACGACATCATGCTGGCGCTGGACTGCGCCTCGACCGAATATTTCAAGGGCGGCAAATACGAGATGAAGGGCGAGGGCAAGTCGCTGAGCCCGGCCGAGAACGTCGCCTACCTGGAAGCGCTCTGCAACGACTACCCGATCCTGTCGATCGAGGACGGCTGCTCCGAGGACGACTGGGACGGCTGGAAACTGCTGACCGAGCGCCTGGGCGACCGTGTGCAGCTGGTGGGCGACGACCTCTTCGTGACCAACCCGGCCCGCCTGGCCGAGGGTATCGCCAAGGGCTGCGGCAACTCGCTGCTGGTGAAGGTGAACCAGATCGGCACCCTGACCGAGACGCTGGACGCCGTGCGCATGGCCGACCGCGCCCGCTACACCTCGGTCATGTCGCACCGCTCGGGCGAGACCGAGGACGCCACCATCGCCGACCTAGCCGTGGCGACGAACTGCGGCCAGATCAAGACCGGCTCGCTGGCGCGCTCGGACCGGCTGGCGAAATACAACCAGCTGATCCGCATCGAGGAAATGCTGGGCGCCTCGGCGGTCTATGCCGGGCGCTCGATCCTGCGCGGCTGA
- the cysS gene encoding cysteine--tRNA ligase, whose amino-acid sequence MVEIRLTNTKTRRKEDFQPLDPQNLRLYLCGPTVYDRAHLGNARPVVVIDVLVRLLRHVYGPEHVTYVRNFTDVDDKINAAALARQQAGATGTLEELIRQRTEETIGWYHADMDALGALRPDHEPRATDYIDEMLRMIGQLIESGHAYARDGHVLFRVRSFADYGKLSGRSVDDMIAGARVEVAPFKEDPMDFVLWKPSDDELPGWDSPWGRGRPGWHIECSAMSYELLGESFDIHAGGIDLQFPHHENEIAQSCCAHPQGDFARVWLHNEMLQVEGRKMSKSLGNFFTVRDLLDQGIPGEVIRFVLLSTHYRKPMDWTAEKAREAEASLRKWRGLVAGIDPAPSPAPAVIAALADDLNTAGAIAALHELAGQGDAAGLLASAQLLGLLGEDLGDWARGPDLSALAARMESLRAEARARKDFSAVDALKRQLAEAGVEIRMTRDGTELLPGAGFDPARLPQ is encoded by the coding sequence ATGGTCGAGATCAGGCTGACGAATACGAAGACCCGCCGGAAAGAGGATTTCCAGCCGCTGGACCCGCAGAACCTGCGGCTCTACCTGTGCGGCCCGACGGTCTATGACCGCGCGCATCTGGGCAATGCCCGGCCGGTGGTGGTGATCGACGTGCTGGTGCGGCTCTTGCGCCATGTCTATGGCCCGGAGCATGTGACCTATGTGCGCAATTTCACCGACGTGGACGACAAGATCAACGCGGCCGCGCTGGCCCGGCAGCAGGCGGGCGCCACGGGCACGCTGGAGGAGCTGATCCGCCAGCGCACCGAGGAAACCATCGGCTGGTATCATGCCGACATGGATGCGCTGGGGGCGCTGCGCCCCGACCACGAGCCGCGCGCCACCGATTACATCGACGAGATGCTGCGCATGATCGGCCAGCTGATCGAGAGCGGCCATGCCTATGCCAGGGACGGCCATGTGCTGTTCCGGGTGCGCAGCTTTGCCGATTACGGCAAGCTCTCGGGCCGCTCGGTCGACGACATGATCGCGGGGGCGCGGGTCGAGGTCGCGCCCTTCAAGGAAGACCCGATGGACTTCGTGCTGTGGAAGCCCTCGGACGACGAACTGCCGGGCTGGGACAGCCCCTGGGGCCGCGGCCGTCCGGGCTGGCATATCGAATGCTCGGCCATGTCCTACGAGTTGCTGGGCGAGAGCTTCGACATCCATGCCGGCGGCATCGACCTGCAATTCCCCCATCACGAGAACGAGATCGCGCAGAGCTGCTGCGCCCATCCGCAGGGCGATTTCGCCCGGGTCTGGCTGCATAACGAGATGCTGCAGGTCGAGGGCCGGAAGATGTCCAAGAGCCTGGGCAATTTCTTCACCGTCCGCGATCTGCTGGACCAGGGCATCCCGGGCGAGGTGATCCGCTTCGTGCTGTTGTCCACGCATTACCGCAAGCCGATGGACTGGACGGCCGAGAAGGCACGCGAGGCCGAGGCGAGCCTGCGCAAATGGCGCGGGCTTGTCGCGGGGATCGACCCCGCGCCAAGCCCGGCCCCCGCCGTCATCGCCGCGCTTGCCGACGACCTCAATACCGCGGGGGCGATCGCGGCGTTGCACGAGCTGGCGGGGCAGGGCGATGCGGCGGGGCTCTTGGCCTCGGCGCAACTGCTGGGGCTGCTGGGCGAGGACCTGGGCGATTGGGCGCGTGGCCCGGATCTCTCGGCCCTGGCCGCCCGGATGGAGAGCCTGCGCGCCGAGGCCAGGGCGCGGAAGGACTTCTCGGCCGTCGATGCGCTCAAGCGCCAGTTGGCCGAAGCCGGGGTCGAGATCCGCATGACCAGGGACGGCACCGAGCTTCTGCCCGGCGCCGGATTCGATCCCGCCCGCTTGCCGCAATAA
- a CDS encoding ABC transporter permease produces the protein MKGGGLRAYAIAYLLFLYAPILLLPVFAFNSGTIIAFPLKDFTTQWFAQMAENASLRRALVNSLTIAVCSSVFATCLGIFAARASTRFAFPAKGPIMGLIMLPLVLPEIIVSISLLVVLLSIGVKLSILTVMLGHTLICMPYATVILSTAFNSLDRSLEEAAYDLGETRWSAFRLVILPLVMPGIISSLLMSFTISLDEFIIAFFLAGNEPTLPTYIFSQLRFPKQIPMIMALGTVLVVMSILLLTVAEYFRRRGIAKTGAKDTGGFL, from the coding sequence ATGAAGGGCGGGGGGCTGCGCGCCTATGCGATCGCCTACCTGCTGTTCCTCTATGCGCCGATCCTGCTGCTGCCGGTCTTCGCCTTCAACTCGGGCACCATCATCGCCTTTCCGCTGAAGGACTTCACCACGCAATGGTTCGCCCAGATGGCCGAGAACGCCTCGCTGCGCCGGGCGCTGGTGAATTCGCTGACCATCGCGGTCTGTTCCTCGGTCTTCGCCACCTGCCTCGGCATCTTCGCCGCCCGCGCCTCGACCCGCTTCGCGTTTCCGGCCAAGGGGCCGATCATGGGGCTGATCATGCTGCCGCTGGTGCTGCCCGAGATCATCGTCTCGATCTCGCTTCTGGTGGTGCTGCTCTCCATCGGGGTCAAGCTCAGCATCCTGACGGTCATGCTGGGCCATACGCTGATCTGCATGCCCTATGCCACGGTGATCCTGTCCACGGCCTTCAACTCGCTCGACCGCTCGCTGGAGGAGGCCGCCTATGACCTGGGCGAGACGCGATGGAGCGCCTTCCGGTTGGTGATCCTGCCCCTGGTCATGCCGGGGATCATCTCGTCGCTGCTGATGAGCTTCACCATCAGCCTGGACGAATTCATCATCGCCTTCTTCCTGGCCGGGAACGAGCCGACGCTGCCGACCTATATCTTCAGCCAGCTGCGCTTTCCGAAGCAGATCCCGATGATCATGGCGCTGGGGACGGTGCTGGTGGTGATGTCGATCCTGCTTCTGACCGTCGCAGAATATTTCCGCCGTCGCGGCATCGCGAAGACCGGCGCCAAGGACACGGGGGGCTTCCTTTGA
- a CDS encoding ABC transporter permease, producing the protein MASGNRSQAAQGLGLIAPPLGYAVLVLAAPLLTILAYSFFKDGYLTVIREFTLENYRAVWSDPIFHKIMLRSLGVAALVTLVTVVLAFPVAYFLSFAVDPRKKSMWLFLITIPFWTSYLIRVFLWKVILGYNGVINSGLKTLGIIEQPLTFILYNVNSMVLTLAHTYAPFAILPIFIALEKIDRSLLEAGRDLGESRAMTFWRVTLPLAMPGVVAAALIVFIPTIGDYVTPALIGGGKIPMIANMIQSQMLDQDNRPMGSALAVTAMLIVAVLSLVFVALNRRFLKVRQ; encoded by the coding sequence ATGGCTTCAGGAAACCGATCACAAGCGGCGCAGGGGCTGGGCCTGATCGCTCCGCCGCTGGGCTATGCGGTGCTGGTGCTGGCGGCGCCGCTCCTGACCATCCTGGCCTATTCCTTCTTCAAGGACGGCTACCTGACCGTCATCCGCGAATTCACGCTGGAGAATTACCGCGCCGTCTGGTCCGACCCGATCTTTCACAAGATCATGCTGCGCTCGCTGGGGGTGGCCGCGCTGGTGACGCTGGTGACGGTGGTGCTGGCCTTTCCGGTGGCCTATTTCCTGTCCTTCGCGGTCGATCCGCGCAAGAAGTCCATGTGGCTGTTCCTGATCACCATTCCCTTCTGGACCAGCTACCTGATCCGGGTTTTCCTGTGGAAGGTGATCCTGGGCTATAACGGCGTCATCAACTCGGGGCTGAAGACGCTGGGCATCATCGAGCAGCCGCTGACCTTCATCCTCTACAACGTGAATTCCATGGTGCTGACGCTGGCCCATACCTATGCGCCCTTCGCCATCCTGCCGATCTTCATCGCGCTGGAAAAGATCGACCGCTCGCTGCTGGAGGCCGGGCGCGACCTGGGCGAAAGCCGAGCGATGACCTTCTGGCGGGTGACGCTGCCCCTGGCCATGCCGGGGGTGGTGGCGGCGGCGCTGATCGTCTTCATCCCGACCATCGGCGACTATGTCACGCCCGCGCTGATCGGCGGCGGCAAGATCCCGATGATCGCCAACATGATCCAGAGCCAGATGCTGGACCAGGACAACCGTCCGATGGGCTCGGCCCTGGCGGTGACCGCCATGCTGATCGTCGCCGTGCTGTCGCTGGTCTTCGTGGCGCTAAACCGCCGCTTCCTGAAGGTGCGGCAATGA